In Streptomyces nodosus, one DNA window encodes the following:
- the gnd gene encoding phosphogluconate dehydrogenase (NAD(+)-dependent, decarboxylating) produces MQIGLIGLGKMGGNMRERIRRAGHTVVGYDRNPELSDVGSLSELAERLDAPRVVWVMVPAGAATQSTVDELAGLLSPGDTVVDGGNSRWTDDEKHAEQLAAKGIGFVDAGVSGGVWGLENGYALMVGGDKEHVDRLGPIFEALKPDGPYGYVHAGKVGAGHFAKMVHNGIEYAMMQAYAEGWELLEKVDSVENVREIFRSWQQGTVIRSWLLDLAVDALDEDQHLGKLRGYAEDSGEGRWTVEAAIDNAVPLPAITAALFARFASRQDDSPQMKLIAALRNQFGGHAVESNK; encoded by the coding sequence ATGCAGATCGGACTGATCGGTCTCGGCAAGATGGGCGGCAATATGCGCGAGCGCATCCGCCGCGCGGGCCACACCGTCGTGGGCTACGACCGCAACCCCGAGCTCTCCGACGTCGGCAGCCTGAGCGAACTGGCCGAGAGGCTCGACGCCCCGCGCGTGGTCTGGGTGATGGTCCCGGCCGGCGCCGCCACCCAGTCCACCGTCGACGAACTCGCCGGCCTGCTCTCCCCCGGGGACACCGTGGTCGACGGCGGCAACTCCCGCTGGACCGACGACGAGAAGCACGCCGAGCAGCTCGCGGCCAAGGGCATCGGCTTCGTCGACGCGGGCGTCTCCGGCGGGGTGTGGGGGCTCGAGAACGGCTATGCCCTGATGGTCGGCGGCGACAAGGAGCATGTGGACCGGCTGGGGCCGATCTTCGAGGCGCTCAAGCCGGACGGCCCCTACGGCTATGTCCATGCGGGCAAGGTCGGCGCGGGCCACTTCGCCAAGATGGTCCACAACGGCATCGAGTACGCCATGATGCAGGCCTACGCCGAGGGCTGGGAGCTGCTGGAGAAGGTCGACTCCGTGGAGAACGTCCGGGAGATCTTCCGCTCCTGGCAGCAGGGCACGGTGATCCGCTCCTGGCTGCTGGACCTCGCGGTCGACGCCCTGGACGAGGATCAGCACCTCGGCAAGCTGCGCGGCTACGCCGAGGACTCCGGCGAGGGCCGCTGGACCGTCGAGGCCGCCATCGACAACGCCGTGCCGCTGCCCGCGATCACCGCCGCGCTGTTCGCCCGGTTCGCCTCCCGGCAGGACGACTCCCCGCAGATGAAACTGATCGCGGCACTGCGCAACCAGTTCGGCGGCCACGCCGTCGAGTCAAACAAGTAG
- the opcA gene encoding glucose-6-phosphate dehydrogenase assembly protein OpcA — protein MKIDLTDTTSSQINKALVQGRRAIGTPAVGMVLTLVIVTDEEDAYDSLKAAEEASHEHPSRTLVVIKRHARTLRDRTSSRLDAEVRVGADAGTGETVMLRLYGDVADHADSVVLPLLLPDAPVVVWWPVDAPDNPSRDPLGALAQRRITDLYAVEVPLAVLETRVSSYAPGDTDLAWTRLTPWRSLLAAALDQARIPVTSAAVESEAGNPSAELLARWLGSRLEVPVERVVTDGPVVTAVRLGTAKGEIVIDRPEGPLATLTLPDQPPRTIALKVRPTSELIAEELRRLDADEMYAIALRGEAAGRNTRRV, from the coding sequence ATGAAGATCGACCTCACCGACACCACGTCAAGCCAGATCAACAAGGCCCTGGTGCAGGGCCGCCGGGCCATCGGCACCCCCGCCGTGGGCATGGTCCTCACCCTGGTCATCGTCACCGACGAGGAGGACGCCTATGACTCGCTCAAGGCGGCCGAGGAGGCCTCGCACGAACATCCCTCGCGCACCCTGGTCGTCATCAAGCGGCACGCCCGCACCCTGCGGGACCGCACCTCCTCCCGGCTGGACGCCGAGGTCCGGGTGGGCGCCGACGCCGGTACCGGCGAGACGGTGATGCTGCGGCTCTACGGGGATGTGGCCGACCACGCCGACTCGGTGGTGCTGCCGCTGCTGCTGCCGGACGCCCCGGTGGTCGTGTGGTGGCCGGTGGACGCCCCGGACAACCCGTCCAGGGACCCGTTGGGCGCCCTCGCCCAACGCCGGATCACCGATCTGTACGCCGTCGAGGTGCCGCTGGCCGTGCTGGAGACCCGGGTCTCCTCGTACGCGCCGGGCGACACCGACCTGGCCTGGACCCGGCTGACGCCCTGGCGGTCACTGCTGGCCGCGGCGCTCGACCAGGCCCGTATCCCGGTGACCTCGGCGGCCGTCGAGAGCGAGGCCGGGAACCCCAGCGCCGAACTGCTGGCCCGCTGGCTGGGGTCCCGCCTGGAAGTGCCCGTCGAACGGGTCGTCACGGACGGACCGGTGGTCACGGCCGTCCGGCTGGGCACCGCGAAGGGCGAGATCGTCATCGACCGCCCCGAGGGCCCGCTGGCCACCCTCACCCTGCCGGACCAGCCCCCGCGCACCATCGCGTTGAAGGTGCGTCCGACCTCCGAGCTGATCGCCGAGGAGCTGCGCCGCCTCGACGCGGACGAGATGTACGCCATCGCCCTGCGCGGCGAGGCCGCCGGGAGGAACACCCGCCGTGTCTGA